The genome window AGCCGACGCGCTACGAGACCTTGCGGCCCATCGTTCCGCAAGTCGCTCCGTCGCCGTCCTTTCCGCAGCAGTTCGATCCTCCGGGTGGCGTCTCGCTGACGCCGGTCCCGGATGGGACGGTGATTCCTTACGAGCAGGTGTTCGTCTCCCCGCTCCCGGCCCTGCCGCTGTACGACAAGGTCCGGGTCCGCCAGACGCGGAACATGCACCCCCAGGCCGTTCCGAAACTGGTGGCGATCAAGGATCCGTGCTTTGGCGGAGGGTGCGTCTACGTCGAGGTTTGCGTTCCGCCGTGCGGCCGCGAGGAAGTCTGCTGCCTGCGTTGGCGCGACGGAATCCGCCTCGACTACGGCAAGTATTCGGTCGACATCGTCACCACCCGCCGCGGACTGGTCATCGTCGATTACAACGACTGAACGCCATCCAGCAAAAACATCCGATTCGTCACGAACACCCGGGACCCGTCCCGGGTTATTTTTTTGCCCGTGCGAAGCCGGCGCCCCCGCCCTCACCCCCCCGCCTGGCCCGTTCGAGCCGTTCGTCGTGAAGTTCACCGGCAACATCTGCCGACACTTGACGATGACGAACTGGACAGATAAGGTGATCCCGATTCGTCCGGGGAAACCCCTGCGCGCACAACTTTCCCCCCACCCCGCGCTCAGCCCTCCACCCAGGTCCGCCCCTGCGGGCCACCCTCCTGAATTGATTGAGGCCACTCCATGTTGAAGTCTCATGAATTGGGTTGTACGCCGCAGCATTTCAAGCGGCTCTCCCGCCGCGGGTTCCTCCAGATCGGCATGCTCGCCGGGACCACGCTGACGCTGCCGCGGCTCCTCGAAATGGAAGCGCGGGCGGACCTCAAGAAGTATTCGAACTTCGAGGGGAAGGCGAAGTCGATCATCCACATCTATCTCCCGGGCGGGATGGCCCACCAGGAGTCGTTCGATCCGAAGCCCTACGCTCCGATCGAATACCGCGGGGAGATGAAGCAGGTCCAGACGAACGTCGACGGCGTCCTCTTCGGTGAGACGCTGGCCAAGACCGCCCAGATCGCCAACCGGATGACGATCGTCCGGTCTATGACGCACGGCGAAGCGGCCCACGAGCGCGGCACGCACAACATGTTCACGGGCTACCGCCCCAGCCCCGCCCTGCAATTCCCGAGCATCGGCTCGGTGATCTCGCACGAGTTCGGCTCGCGGAACAACCTGCCGCCGTACGTCTGCATCCCGAACATGCCGAACATTTACGCCGGCAGCGGCTACCTGAGCTCGGCCTTCGCGCCGTTCAGCCTCGGCAGCGACCCGGCCGACGGCGGCTTCAAGGTCCGCGACCTGAACCTCCCCGGCGGCGTCGATGACAGCCGGTTCGCCACCCGCCGTTCGGCGCTGGAAGCGGTCAACGCCCACTTCGTCCAGAAGGAGAAGTCGGACAAGATCAGCGCCATGAACAGCTTCTACGACAGCGCCTACAGCCTCATCAGCTCGCCGCAGGCCCGCGAAGCGTTCAACCTGGAAGCCGAGCCCGCCGCTCTCCGCGACGAATACGGCCGCAACACCGCCGGCGCCCGGATGCTCCTCTCCCGCCGTCTCGTCGAAGCGGGTGTCCGCCTGGTCAACCTGACCTACGGCGGCTGGGACATGCACGACAACATCGTCGCCGGCTTCCGCAACCAGATGCCGCAGTTCGATCAGGCCTTCACCCGCCTGATCCTCGACCTGGAGCAGCGGGGCCTGCTCGACAGCACGCTCGTCATGGTCTCGTCCGAGTTCGGCCGGACGCCGAAGATCAACGGGACCGCCGGCCGCGACCACTGGCCGAAGGTCTTCAGCGTCGCCCTCGCCGGGGGCGGGATCAAGAAGGGCTTCGTGTACGGCACGTCGAACCCGACCGCCAGCGAGCCGGATGAAAACCCGCTCGGCATCGAGGACCTGTTCACGACCGTTTACCACTGCCTGGGGGTCGTTGCCGACAAGGAGCTCATGGCTCCCGGCGACCGCCCGATCGAGATCGTCGACGGCGGCAAGGTCGTCAACGAACTCCTGGCCTGAGAGATCGATCGACTCTCCAAGTCCCAAAGGATGCCCGGCGTCTCTTTGGGATTTGGAGTTTTCGCCTGTCTGGCGTTTAGACTGACTGTTCGGCATCGCCATCTCAGGACGAGGTGAGACGAAACGCTCCAGGGAGGGACCGGTCCGGCACGCGCCGGCTCGGATGCGTTTCTGTCCAGGCTTCCTCGTTTGCTGAGCCGCCAAGGCGGCTCCGCGAAATTCCCACCTTGCGACGGGGCGTCTGCCTGCCTGCTCCGTCTCGACAATCAGTTTTCAGGGGGATCGGATGCTCTCATTCGTCCGTCGCTGCCTGTTCCTCGCCGGAACCTCGCTTGCTCTCGTTTCGGCCTTCTCGGCTTCGGCCCACGCCGTGACCCCCCGGCTCGAAAACCTGATGCCGCACGGCGTCCAGCGGGGAGTCGAGACCGAAGTGACTCTCTTCGGCAGCAACTTCGACGATGCCCAGGAACTGCTGATCTACGACCAGGGGATCCAGGTCACCGCCTTCGAGCCGACTCAGGACGAGAAGCAGAAGGGGAAGCAGATCAAGGTCAAGCTCAAGGTCGATCCGAGCGCCCCGCTGGGCTCGCACCGCGTCCGCGTCCGAACGGCGACCGGCCTGTCGAACCTCGAGAACATCTACGTCGGCCCGCTGCCGGTCGTCGAGGAGAAGGAGCCGAACTCCGAGTTCGCCACCCCGCAGGCGATCAGCAACGACGTCTGCCTCCACGGCCGCGTCGACAGTGAAGACGTCGACTACTACGTGGTCGAAGCCAAAAAAGGGGAGCGGCTCACCGCCGAAGTCTACGGCATCCGCCTCGGCTATTCCTCGCGGGGGAATTTCTTCGATCCCTACGTGGCGATCCTGAACGCCGAGCGGTTCGAGCTCTCGGCCAATGACGACGATGCCCTCGTCTACAACGACAGCATCGCTTCGATCATCGTCCCCGAGGATGGCAAGTACATCATCCAGATCCGGGACGCCGCCTACACGGGCGACGGCCGGGCCTACTACCTGCTGAACGTCGGAAAGTTCCCGCGGCCGCGGGGGATTGTCCCCAGCGGCGGCAAGCCGGGCGAAAAGTTGGCGGTCAAGTTTCTGGGCGATGTCGCCGGGGAATTCGTGCAGGAGTTCCAGCTCCCCGCCGCGCCGAGCGATCGCTACGAGCTCAATGTCCAGGACGGCGCCGGGCTCGCTCCCTCCGCGCACCTCTTCCGCGTCTCGGAGCTGACGAACATCATCGAGCAGGAGCCGAATGAGGCGACCGCCCAGATCACGACCGCGTCCGTTCCGGCGCCGGTCGCCTTCAACGGCTGTCTCGACAAGCCGGGGGACCAGGACTACTTCAAGTTCACCGCCACCAAGGGGCAGGTCTTCGACGTCGAGCTCTACGGCCGGCGCCTCCGGTCGGCGATCGACGGCGTCCTGTACGTCTGCAACAAGGACGGCGGCGGGATGGCGAGCAACGACGACAGCCGCGGGCCGGATAGCTACATCCGCTGGACCTGCCCGAACGATGGCGAGTATTCGATCCTCGTCCACGACCACCTCCGCGGCGGCGGCCCCTCCTACACCTATCGCGTTGAGATGACTCCGGTCGCTCCGCAGGTGATCGCGTCGACCGTTGACTTCGAGCGGTATGTCCAGCCGCAGCTCATCGTCCCCCAGGGGGGCGGGGTCGGCGTCCAGGTGACCGTGACCCGCCAGGACGTCGGCGGACCGATCGCCTTCCGCAGCGAAGACCTCCCGGCCGGCGTGAGCATCGAGTGCCCCGAGATGTGGCGCGGCGGCGGCACGATGCCGGTCGTCCTGTATGCCGCGCCCGACGCGCCGGTCGCGGGCAAGTTCTCGAAGATCCTGGCCCACACGGCCGATCCCGCCAAGCCCGACCTGAAGGTCGAAGGGCCGCTCATGCAGCAGGTCCTGATGGTCCTCGGCCAGAACCAGCAGAACGTGTGGCGGGAAGAGCAGCTCCGGCTGCCGGTCGTCGTGACTGAGCCGCTGCCGTTCAAGATCACGGTCGAGGCTCCCAAGACACCGATCGTCCGGGGGGGCTCGCTGAACCTCAAGGTCAAGGCGGAACGGCTGGCGGAGTTCAAAGGTCCGATCCGCATCCTGCTCCTTCAGAACCCTCCGGGGATCAGCTCGAGCGGCTCGGTCGACATCAAGGAGAACGAGACCGAGGCAGTCATTCCGCTGAACTGCAACGGCAACGGAGCGGTCGGCGTCTGGCCGATCGCGATCCGGGCCCAGGCCGACATCTCGGAGAACCCGGAGATGAACCGCCGCCGCCGCGGACAGGGGCGGGTCGAGACCTGCACGCCGTTCGTCCCGCTGGCGATCGAAGAGGAGTATGTGAAATTCGAGCTCTCCCAGGCGGCGGTCGAGCAGGGTAAGGAAGCGGCCATGCTGGCCAAGGTCACGAAGCGGAAGGACTTCGAAGGGGAAGCGGTCGCGACGCTCGTCGGACTGCCGGCCAACTCGACCGCCGAACCGCTCAAGATGACCAAGGAGACGACCGAGCTGACCTTCACGATCAAGGCGGCTGCCAATACCCCTCCCGGCAACAACCAGAACCTGTTCTGCCAGCTCCTGATCCCGGAGGCGGGCGAGCAGGTGGTCCACAACATCGGCAAGGGACGGCTGCGGGTCGATACGCCGCCGCCCCCCAAGCCGAACGCCCCCCCGCCGATGCCGATGGCGGCGGCCCCTCCCCCGATGCCCATGCCGCAGGCGGCTCCGCCGAAGCCGCTTTCCCGACTGGAACAGCTCCGGCTGGAGCAGAAGCAGAAGGAAGAGGCCGAGAAGGCGGCGGCAGCAGCTCCAGCCGCGCCTCCGGCACCCGCCGCAGCGCCCGCGGCTCCGGCTGCTCCCCCAGCGGCCCCGGCCGCACCTCCGGCCGCGCCTCCCGCCCCTGGAACATAACGTCGCTCAGGTTTCCGGCCGGAGGATCGTTCCTCCCGGATCACGCCGAACCTCAGAACACGTCCCGATCGGTCGATTCAGTCCGAGAACGATATGAGCACACGTCTGTCCTTCCCGTTCGTCACCGCCTGCTCGCTGCTGGCGTCCGCCGCCTCCGTTGCGTTCGGCGCGGACCTGGCCGAGCTGCGGGTCAGCCCCACGACCGTCAACCTGACGACGTCGCATGACCGCCAGGGGGTGGTCGTCCAGGCGGTCTTCACCGACGGGATCACCCGCGACGTCACGGCGACCTCGAACTGGGCCATCGCGCAGGACGGCGTCGTCCGCCGCGACGGCAACATGCTGTTCCCGGTGACGGACGGCGCGACCGAGCTCAAAGTCGAGTTCAGCGGCAAGACGCTCAGCGTTCCGATCAAGGTCGAGCGGGCGGCCGAAGTGAAGCCGGTCAGCTTCAAGCTCGACGTCATGCCGGTCTTCATGAAGGCGGGCTGCAACACCGGAAGCTGCCACGGCGCGGCCCGCGGCAAGGACGGGTTCCGCCTCTCGTTGTTCGGCTACGATCCCGAC of Planctomyces sp. SH-PL14 contains these proteins:
- a CDS encoding DUF1501 domain-containing protein — protein: MLKSHELGCTPQHFKRLSRRGFLQIGMLAGTTLTLPRLLEMEARADLKKYSNFEGKAKSIIHIYLPGGMAHQESFDPKPYAPIEYRGEMKQVQTNVDGVLFGETLAKTAQIANRMTIVRSMTHGEAAHERGTHNMFTGYRPSPALQFPSIGSVISHEFGSRNNLPPYVCIPNMPNIYAGSGYLSSAFAPFSLGSDPADGGFKVRDLNLPGGVDDSRFATRRSALEAVNAHFVQKEKSDKISAMNSFYDSAYSLISSPQAREAFNLEAEPAALRDEYGRNTAGARMLLSRRLVEAGVRLVNLTYGGWDMHDNIVAGFRNQMPQFDQAFTRLILDLEQRGLLDSTLVMVSSEFGRTPKINGTAGRDHWPKVFSVALAGGGIKKGFVYGTSNPTASEPDENPLGIEDLFTTVYHCLGVVADKELMAPGDRPIEIVDGGKVVNELLA
- a CDS encoding pre-peptidase C-terminal domain-containing protein is translated as MLSFVRRCLFLAGTSLALVSAFSASAHAVTPRLENLMPHGVQRGVETEVTLFGSNFDDAQELLIYDQGIQVTAFEPTQDEKQKGKQIKVKLKVDPSAPLGSHRVRVRTATGLSNLENIYVGPLPVVEEKEPNSEFATPQAISNDVCLHGRVDSEDVDYYVVEAKKGERLTAEVYGIRLGYSSRGNFFDPYVAILNAERFELSANDDDALVYNDSIASIIVPEDGKYIIQIRDAAYTGDGRAYYLLNVGKFPRPRGIVPSGGKPGEKLAVKFLGDVAGEFVQEFQLPAAPSDRYELNVQDGAGLAPSAHLFRVSELTNIIEQEPNEATAQITTASVPAPVAFNGCLDKPGDQDYFKFTATKGQVFDVELYGRRLRSAIDGVLYVCNKDGGGMASNDDSRGPDSYIRWTCPNDGEYSILVHDHLRGGGPSYTYRVEMTPVAPQVIASTVDFERYVQPQLIVPQGGGVGVQVTVTRQDVGGPIAFRSEDLPAGVSIECPEMWRGGGTMPVVLYAAPDAPVAGKFSKILAHTADPAKPDLKVEGPLMQQVLMVLGQNQQNVWREEQLRLPVVVTEPLPFKITVEAPKTPIVRGGSLNLKVKAERLAEFKGPIRILLLQNPPGISSSGSVDIKENETEAVIPLNCNGNGAVGVWPIAIRAQADISENPEMNRRRRGQGRVETCTPFVPLAIEEEYVKFELSQAAVEQGKEAAMLAKVTKRKDFEGEAVATLVGLPANSTAEPLKMTKETTELTFTIKAAANTPPGNNQNLFCQLLIPEAGEQVVHNIGKGRLRVDTPPPPKPNAPPPMPMAAAPPPMPMPQAAPPKPLSRLEQLRLEQKQKEEAEKAAAAAPAAPPAPAAAPAAPAAPPAAPAAPPAAPPAPGT